One region of Paenibacillus polymyxa M1 genomic DNA includes:
- a CDS encoding amidohydrolase, whose translation MTFVLFKHGRLYGDWATKGDSIVVQHGRIQAIGNARELELQLSGKEYETVDWEGAHVLPGLTDAHMHLSMHGMKLAMLDLTSATSKNEMLAMLRKRVAVTPPGEWILGLNWNENAFNPVEIPNIAELDAITDQHPVYLTRTCFHTFLANSEAFRRAGINENTPDPASGAYGRDAEGRLNGLIYEEASFAFTSVQPEPDYSVKKDTIRRACLDALRLGLTAAHTEDLRFLGSVETMQRIYRELREEGLAFRTHQLIYHPFMEEVKVQELRAGTGNEWFKIGAIKMFADGAIGGRTALLSEPYSDAPHTCGMAIQPQPELNQMVAAARAAGFPVAVHAIGDEAAHMILTAMEAHGLTEESGLPDRLIHGQVLRADLVKRMAKLPLIADIQPRFVASDFPWVLDRVGKERSEYLYAWKKLLQVGIPCAGGSDAPIEPLNPFLGIHAAVTRAKPEETHEGYLPAEKLDVHEALHLFTMGSAVAAGEAADRGTIAEGKAADFTVIDRDVSESHQALLDVKVRMTVVNGQVAYRS comes from the coding sequence TTGACATTCGTTTTGTTCAAGCACGGCAGGTTATATGGGGACTGGGCTACCAAAGGAGACTCCATCGTTGTACAGCATGGCCGCATACAGGCCATTGGAAATGCTCGGGAGCTTGAATTGCAGTTATCTGGTAAGGAGTATGAAACCGTGGATTGGGAGGGAGCCCATGTACTGCCGGGCTTAACCGATGCCCATATGCATTTGTCTATGCATGGTATGAAGCTAGCTATGCTGGATTTAACATCAGCTACTTCCAAGAACGAGATGCTGGCTATGCTGCGCAAGCGGGTCGCTGTAACACCGCCGGGAGAGTGGATTTTAGGTCTTAATTGGAACGAAAATGCATTTAATCCTGTTGAAATTCCGAATATAGCTGAGCTAGATGCTATTACAGATCAGCACCCGGTATATCTGACCCGTACGTGTTTTCATACGTTTTTAGCTAATTCAGAGGCATTTCGGCGTGCAGGTATTAATGAGAACACCCCTGATCCGGCTTCAGGAGCCTATGGACGGGACGCAGAGGGTCGATTAAATGGATTAATTTATGAGGAAGCATCCTTTGCCTTTACAAGCGTGCAGCCAGAGCCGGATTATTCGGTGAAGAAGGATACGATCCGGCGAGCTTGTCTGGATGCGCTACGGCTGGGGCTGACTGCTGCGCATACGGAGGATTTACGTTTTTTGGGCAGCGTGGAGACAATGCAGCGAATTTACAGAGAGCTGAGAGAAGAAGGTCTTGCATTTCGCACACACCAGCTCATCTATCATCCATTTATGGAAGAAGTGAAAGTACAGGAGCTGCGTGCAGGTACCGGAAATGAGTGGTTCAAAATCGGTGCGATTAAAATGTTTGCTGATGGCGCTATTGGTGGAAGAACGGCTTTATTATCCGAACCTTATAGTGATGCTCCACATACGTGTGGAATGGCCATCCAACCACAGCCAGAGCTAAATCAGATGGTGGCAGCAGCCAGAGCCGCAGGCTTTCCAGTGGCTGTACATGCCATCGGAGATGAAGCGGCGCATATGATTTTGACAGCGATGGAGGCTCATGGATTAACGGAGGAAAGCGGGTTGCCGGATCGTCTGATTCATGGGCAGGTGCTAAGGGCTGATTTGGTCAAAAGAATGGCGAAGCTGCCGCTGATTGCGGACATCCAGCCTCGTTTTGTCGCCAGTGACTTTCCCTGGGTGCTGGATCGAGTTGGGAAAGAACGGAGCGAATATTTGTATGCCTGGAAAAAGCTGCTGCAAGTAGGTATTCCGTGTGCTGGAGGCAGTGATGCGCCGATCGAGCCGCTAAACCCATTTCTGGGTATACATGCGGCAGTGACTCGCGCCAAGCCGGAAGAAACGCATGAAGGTTATCTTCCCGCTGAGAAGCTGGATGTTCACGAAGCCCTTCATCTGTTTACTATGGGAAGCGCAGTAGCCGCTGGGGAAGCTGCTGACAGAGGGACAATCGCTGAAGGCAAAGCTGCTGACTTTACCGTTATTGACCGCGATGTATCGGAAAGTCACCAGGCTTTACTGGATGTTAAGGTACGGATGACCGTTGTGAACGGGCAAGTTGCATATCGGTCGTAG
- a CDS encoding acyl-CoA thioesterase — MESKYIRETYCFKTSRVFPNDINNHNTLFGGRLMSYIDDIASIAAAKLCRTNTVTASTDSVDFLLPIHPSDSVTLEAFVTWTGRSSMEVFVKVIREGLMTGDRKIAATAFLTFVALDENNRKVTVPQVIPETEEQIQLHQTAPSRAAIRRQRREESKQLASFLTTDFPWEV; from the coding sequence ATGGAAAGCAAGTACATCCGAGAAACCTACTGCTTTAAGACGTCCCGAGTATTTCCCAATGATATCAACAATCATAACACGCTCTTCGGAGGCCGATTGATGTCGTATATCGACGATATCGCATCTATTGCTGCCGCCAAGCTGTGCCGTACGAACACAGTTACAGCCTCTACAGATTCGGTGGATTTTTTGCTGCCTATCCACCCGAGCGATTCTGTCACGCTGGAAGCGTTCGTAACTTGGACAGGCCGCAGCTCGATGGAGGTATTCGTAAAAGTGATTCGCGAAGGATTAATGACAGGCGACCGCAAAATTGCAGCCACCGCCTTCCTGACCTTTGTGGCATTGGACGAGAACAATCGTAAAGTGACCGTCCCACAGGTGATTCCGGAAACAGAGGAGCAAATACAATTACACCAGACAGCTCCATCGCGCGCAGCCATACGGCGTCAGCGGAGGGAAGAAAGCAAGCAACTGGCCAGTTTTCTGACGACAGATTTTCCGTGGGAAGTGTAG
- a CDS encoding DegV family protein, whose translation MNKTKIFADSTSDVPAHWRQQYEISIVPLYTVFGDEALQDGVNIHPEQLFQRVSREGSLPRTAAPSPADFIQAFTPYIEQGDDILYISLSSELSSTYQNALLAASEFPEGRITVFDSLNLSCGFGLLVMKAARAAANGSTIEQIVDMLTATRPLIDTEFVIDTLEYLYKGGRCSGMQNLIGSLLKIRPVIKVIDGKMTPAYKVRGKREKALEQMLQNALNHRDLMDNDMIIVVHALAEEDALMLQARLKEETNAQEVLLTTAGCVISSHCGPQTIGIMYSKKA comes from the coding sequence ATGAACAAAACTAAAATTTTTGCAGACAGTACCAGTGATGTTCCTGCCCACTGGCGTCAACAGTACGAGATTAGCATTGTACCATTGTATACAGTATTTGGTGATGAAGCATTGCAAGATGGGGTGAACATTCACCCGGAACAATTATTTCAGCGTGTCAGCCGCGAGGGAAGCTTACCTCGTACCGCCGCACCTTCTCCGGCAGATTTTATTCAAGCCTTTACGCCCTACATAGAACAAGGAGATGACATTTTATATATCAGTCTGTCCTCCGAGCTATCATCGACATACCAGAATGCGCTGCTCGCTGCCTCCGAATTTCCAGAAGGTCGCATTACGGTTTTTGATTCCCTAAATTTGTCGTGCGGTTTTGGCCTGCTTGTGATGAAAGCTGCTCGCGCGGCAGCAAACGGTAGTACGATAGAGCAGATTGTAGACATGTTGACGGCAACCAGACCGCTAATCGACACGGAATTTGTGATTGATACACTCGAATACCTATATAAAGGCGGAAGATGCTCAGGCATGCAAAACCTGATCGGCAGTCTGCTCAAAATTCGTCCGGTAATCAAAGTGATTGACGGAAAAATGACGCCCGCCTACAAGGTTCGCGGCAAACGTGAAAAAGCACTGGAACAAATGCTGCAAAATGCCCTGAACCATCGGGATTTGATGGATAACGATATGATTATTGTCGTGCACGCTTTGGCTGAGGAAGATGCGCTGATGCTGCAAGCACGTCTGAAAGAGGAAACAAACGCACAAGAGGTACTGCTAACAACAGCAGGCTGTGTTATATCCAGTCATTGTGGTCCACAAACGATCGGTATTATGTATAGCAAAAAAGCATAG
- a CDS encoding DUF423 domain-containing protein translates to MQRRWIMVGSIMMMLAVAIGAFGAHIVKARIDADALAVYETGVKYHMIHAVGLLIIALAAGQWGPSTRLRWAARLLFTGIILFSGSLYVLSLTGIRVLGAITPLGGVCFIAGWIFLAWAAAGLKKED, encoded by the coding sequence ATGCAACGAAGATGGATAATGGTAGGATCTATAATGATGATGTTGGCGGTAGCCATTGGAGCCTTCGGAGCGCATATTGTAAAAGCACGGATTGATGCGGATGCATTGGCCGTATATGAAACCGGTGTGAAATACCATATGATTCACGCTGTCGGTTTGCTAATCATTGCGTTGGCTGCCGGACAATGGGGCCCTTCGACCCGCTTAAGATGGGCCGCGCGGCTGTTGTTCACGGGTATCATTTTGTTTTCCGGCAGTCTGTATGTGCTAAGTTTAACCGGAATCCGTGTGCTGGGTGCGATCACCCCATTAGGGGGCGTATGTTTTATTGCAGGATGGATATTCCTGGCATGGGCTGCTGCTGGTCTAAAGAAAGAGGATTAG
- a CDS encoding RNA polymerase sigma factor translates to MELTDDHSIIEVVLKGNKQAYADIVRRYQNKLYGLFRKMGSSEVDAQDLTQETLIKAYRKLAAHNPSQSFAGWMYTIAVNLQKDRGRRKDPKSPAQEDTYERETPESKLLQKELRFELDRLLETLPEHYRLVLILRYTNQLSHKEIASITGMSVRQVNNAVHRAKISLRKTVEARKGQRYEILGSYNNEKSQS, encoded by the coding sequence GTGGAGCTGACAGACGATCATTCCATTATTGAAGTTGTATTAAAAGGCAATAAACAGGCGTACGCAGACATTGTCCGGCGCTATCAGAATAAGCTTTACGGTTTGTTTCGCAAGATGGGGTCTTCTGAAGTGGATGCTCAGGATCTGACCCAAGAGACTCTAATTAAAGCCTATCGTAAACTGGCAGCACATAACCCGTCGCAAAGTTTTGCCGGTTGGATGTATACAATTGCCGTCAATTTGCAGAAGGACCGTGGACGCCGAAAAGATCCGAAGTCTCCGGCACAGGAAGATACATATGAACGTGAAACACCGGAATCAAAGTTGCTGCAAAAGGAACTACGTTTCGAATTGGATCGCTTGTTGGAGACGCTACCCGAACATTATCGACTTGTGTTGATTCTGCGCTACACTAACCAACTGAGTCACAAGGAGATCGCTAGTATTACAGGCATGTCGGTTCGGCAGGTTAACAACGCCGTCCACCGTGCTAAAATCAGCCTACGGAAAACCGTAGAAGCCAGGAAGGGGCAACGTTATGAGATTCTGGGGTCGTACAACAACGAAAAAAGCCAATCTTGA
- the infC gene encoding translation initiation factor IF-3 translates to MAVLINEQIKADEVVLTGLSGENLGVVSKSEALAMARSKGVDLVCTSLMSSPPPCSLVAKGKGKALAQKKAAASKTNNGRAAGNSGKEKVKELRFTAHIEDHDYDTKLRQADKQLRSGKPVQLVVKASGAKESPVAKAVLERLLGDLKEVGVKETGIQTGGKGSQVKLNPR, encoded by the coding sequence GTGGCAGTATTAATCAACGAGCAAATTAAAGCTGATGAGGTGGTGCTCACTGGACTCTCAGGGGAGAACCTCGGCGTTGTTTCCAAGTCAGAAGCCTTGGCTATGGCCCGATCCAAAGGAGTGGATCTGGTCTGCACCTCACTGATGAGTAGTCCACCACCGTGCAGTTTGGTTGCAAAAGGCAAAGGAAAAGCACTTGCGCAAAAAAAAGCCGCAGCAAGCAAAACAAACAACGGACGAGCCGCAGGAAACAGCGGCAAAGAAAAGGTCAAGGAGCTCCGCTTCACCGCTCACATTGAGGATCATGATTACGACACGAAGCTGCGTCAGGCGGACAAACAGCTTCGTTCTGGTAAGCCGGTACAGTTGGTTGTTAAGGCGTCAGGCGCAAAAGAATCACCTGTCGCCAAAGCGGTGCTGGAGCGTCTACTGGGTGATCTGAAGGAAGTCGGCGTAAAGGAAACTGGAATCCAGACGGGCGGCAAGGGCTCACAGGTAAAATTAAACCCTCGCTGA
- a CDS encoding ANT(4')-I family aminoglycoside nucleotidyltransferase, with protein sequence MNMNGPIHVSRIERFQTCHEIAARLHEVYRDKILAIGVYGSVAKGTDGPFSDIEMFCVLSESNAPVDFSHEWSAGPWKAEVNVCSSDILLKTASTVEGDWPLTHGPFFSPLRLYDFFSILKEAAESPTREDFRHAINEVLVGEMYEFIGKLRNVSINGPRTFLPYLIMQFAQYGAMLVGLHNQKLFSTGSMVLPEALELPSRPQGFDHLVKMVMSGDLAESTKIISACENFWSGLVSWAVEHDYHMNSQRIPF encoded by the coding sequence ATGAACATGAATGGACCTATTCACGTTTCTCGAATTGAGAGATTTCAGACTTGCCACGAAATAGCTGCTAGGTTGCATGAGGTATATAGAGACAAAATTTTGGCTATAGGGGTCTATGGATCTGTTGCCAAAGGTACGGACGGCCCTTTCTCAGATATTGAAATGTTTTGTGTATTAAGTGAATCCAACGCTCCTGTAGATTTTAGCCATGAATGGTCGGCGGGTCCCTGGAAAGCTGAGGTGAACGTCTGTAGTTCAGACATTCTTCTGAAAACCGCCTCTACTGTTGAGGGCGACTGGCCGTTAACACATGGACCCTTCTTTTCCCCACTTCGTCTGTATGACTTTTTTTCTATATTAAAGGAAGCTGCCGAATCCCCAACAAGGGAAGATTTCAGGCATGCCATCAACGAAGTGCTTGTAGGTGAAATGTATGAGTTTATTGGAAAGCTTAGAAATGTCAGTATAAATGGCCCTCGTACTTTCTTGCCGTACTTGATCATGCAGTTTGCCCAATATGGGGCTATGTTAGTTGGGTTACACAATCAGAAGCTTTTCTCAACGGGCTCAATGGTTCTACCGGAAGCACTGGAACTGCCGAGTCGTCCACAAGGATTTGATCATCTGGTTAAGATGGTCATGTCCGGTGACTTAGCGGAATCCACAAAGATCATTTCAGCCTGTGAAAATTTCTGGAGTGGTCTTGTGAGCTGGGCAGTCGAACATGACTATCATATGAACTCACAACGAATCCCATTTTAA
- a CDS encoding DUF4179 domain-containing protein, translated as MRFWGRTTTKKANLEAVDGKSMIEDRNWENSLFHERLPDEFTDQVMLELEGVEIEPADRADASDQDLSRYSASGQPAETEAQIMTGSTGHGKRQQNAAAYDDTSIVAQVKHYRLTRCSSQLKVWSVVVVVSVFAVSTLLYTQPTLADTVRSLFAKDSYVDSGMKKARETGLVQISGASAKDQGYTLKVNELIADSTRMIIGIDVFDAKGNAIAGDFGLQDVDFSIFDNQRGDIGAVPFEVSTGSNETTSRIEFDFTRPVLTDKLQLSAHIRELRLYADKLNVEAPIKTVKGDWRLNLEADLTKAKEQTLLTPIDKTYETPSGLQIHMQGATRTPSGGSLEYTTELTPEAAGRALNGKSGFHELKYHLEDAQGKWLGDNREPEFERRSKLDRWSGKTQWFYQFNDFAYDKQQIRFVLDGYIIREKSEMSVVLDPAQTSAVHPVKFEDSGDAYLFKGLKLRPSSNSGKMYATIPVSGTFSSPNFTQDIWVAVDENGREYSMFFGGGYTTDRAGVIEPQEDAGYFVDGLNQMPKQLTLKRKIVNHLYKDADWSFVIPQTGTNGVILK; from the coding sequence ATGAGATTCTGGGGTCGTACAACAACGAAAAAAGCCAATCTTGAAGCAGTAGACGGTAAATCGATGATAGAAGATAGGAACTGGGAAAATTCGTTGTTTCACGAAAGGCTTCCTGATGAGTTTACCGACCAGGTGATGCTGGAACTGGAAGGAGTGGAGATCGAACCAGCTGACAGAGCCGACGCGAGCGATCAGGATCTATCCAGATACTCTGCGAGCGGGCAACCTGCGGAAACGGAGGCACAGATTATGACGGGATCGACTGGACACGGGAAGCGGCAACAGAACGCAGCAGCGTACGATGACACGTCCATAGTTGCTCAGGTGAAACATTACCGCCTTACCAGATGCTCTTCACAGCTTAAAGTATGGAGTGTGGTGGTCGTCGTCTCTGTATTTGCGGTTAGCACACTACTGTATACGCAGCCAACTCTCGCAGATACGGTGAGATCGCTGTTTGCGAAAGATAGTTATGTGGATAGCGGTATGAAGAAGGCACGTGAAACAGGGCTGGTACAGATTTCGGGCGCCAGCGCTAAAGATCAGGGTTACACCCTGAAAGTCAACGAACTTATCGCCGATTCGACTAGAATGATTATCGGGATCGACGTTTTCGACGCCAAAGGAAATGCTATAGCCGGGGATTTTGGTCTTCAAGATGTCGATTTCAGTATCTTTGATAACCAGAGAGGTGATATTGGCGCTGTTCCTTTTGAAGTAAGCACAGGGAGCAACGAGACAACTAGCAGGATTGAGTTCGACTTTACGAGGCCAGTACTGACCGACAAGCTTCAGCTTAGTGCGCATATCCGTGAACTTAGGCTGTATGCGGATAAACTCAATGTGGAAGCTCCTATTAAAACGGTAAAAGGAGATTGGAGACTGAATCTGGAGGCAGATCTGACTAAAGCCAAAGAGCAAACGTTGCTGACTCCAATTGATAAAACGTATGAGACGCCAAGCGGCTTACAAATTCACATGCAGGGAGCTACTCGGACACCAAGCGGCGGATCATTGGAATATACGACAGAGTTGACTCCGGAAGCGGCAGGCCGAGCGCTGAACGGAAAAAGCGGATTTCACGAGCTTAAGTATCACCTGGAAGATGCACAGGGGAAATGGCTTGGGGATAACAGAGAACCTGAATTCGAACGCCGATCTAAATTGGACCGTTGGAGTGGCAAGACGCAGTGGTTCTACCAATTTAATGACTTCGCTTATGATAAGCAGCAAATTCGATTCGTATTGGACGGCTATATAATTCGAGAGAAAAGCGAAATGTCGGTCGTGCTCGACCCGGCTCAAACCTCAGCTGTGCATCCCGTTAAATTTGAAGATTCGGGTGATGCTTATCTGTTCAAGGGGCTCAAACTTCGTCCCAGTTCCAATTCGGGCAAAATGTATGCGACCATTCCGGTTAGTGGTACGTTCAGCAGTCCAAACTTCACGCAAGATATCTGGGTTGCAGTTGACGAGAATGGCAGGGAGTATTCAATGTTTTTTGGCGGAGGCTATACCACAGACCGTGCAGGTGTGATCGAGCCGCAGGAGGATGCCGGATATTTCGTCGATGGTCTAAATCAAATGCCGAAACAGCTCACGTTAAAACGAAAGATTGTTAACCATTTGTACAAGGATGCCGATTGGTCGTTTGTCATACCGCAAACGGGAACGAACGGCGTCATCCTGAAATAA
- a CDS encoding S-layer homology domain-containing protein, whose translation MSSKRSRWLTRFTLSATTAITIFTTFTSYLAAPAAASGVAFRDIAHSYAYQSIISLHAKGILNGTQPGYFSPKKAVTRAEWVTALDRTLGLEPVQAVVSSYRDVPKQAWYYGWIEAASQLDIVQGGSSATFQPNSPITRQEAALMIARLIRSSGGSGGTTSSFTDRDEIADWALEGVTTVNRYGFMKGENNYFRPASSLTREETAVLLERLLTYSAQHARQAASTTSSIRLGWQYDQTVQQFENTVLQSNINTLSPRWFFLNETGSISDYTNSSLLTWSKQHQKKIWAMVGNRSNLALTHQILSSEVLRATTITQLANAVSVHGLDGLVIDFENVDGQDRAYLTLFVQQLKAKLKSQNAVLALCVSPDYGTDWTAAFDYRKLGAAADYLILMGYDEHWGGSSIPGSVSSLPWLRESVRRFVQTTDPEKAILALPLFTRNWTLNTSGQSIASSDISLDQQNQLISRISSKPIWNEDIQQYTVSYKDTQLHKLWLEEGRSFTRKYRLGQDEGFAGFAYWYSGGASSDLWSSVKNADRFIQRGL comes from the coding sequence ATGAGTTCCAAACGATCGCGTTGGCTAACCAGGTTTACTCTATCGGCAACTACAGCCATTACAATATTCACAACATTCACTTCATACTTAGCTGCCCCGGCAGCAGCATCCGGCGTAGCTTTTCGGGATATTGCACACAGCTACGCCTATCAGTCTATTATTTCCCTGCATGCTAAAGGAATTTTGAATGGTACACAACCTGGTTACTTTTCTCCTAAAAAGGCTGTTACCAGAGCTGAATGGGTTACCGCATTGGACCGTACACTCGGGCTAGAACCTGTACAAGCAGTTGTTTCCTCCTATCGGGATGTTCCCAAACAGGCGTGGTACTACGGTTGGATTGAGGCGGCTTCGCAGCTTGATATCGTACAGGGAGGTTCTTCCGCTACATTTCAACCCAATAGTCCTATAACCCGACAAGAAGCAGCCTTAATGATTGCACGTCTCATCCGCTCTTCGGGCGGATCAGGCGGCACCACATCCTCTTTCACAGATCGTGACGAAATTGCAGATTGGGCTCTTGAAGGGGTAACCACCGTGAATCGTTACGGCTTTATGAAAGGTGAAAACAACTATTTTCGCCCGGCATCTTCTCTCACTCGTGAAGAAACAGCGGTATTATTGGAGCGGCTGCTAACGTATTCAGCACAGCATGCTCGCCAAGCTGCTTCCACTACTTCTTCCATTCGATTAGGCTGGCAATATGACCAAACCGTTCAGCAGTTTGAAAATACGGTGCTTCAATCCAACATCAACACCCTGTCACCACGCTGGTTTTTTCTGAACGAAACAGGCAGTATCAGCGATTACACCAATTCTTCGCTGCTTACCTGGTCCAAACAGCATCAAAAAAAAATCTGGGCTATGGTAGGCAACCGCTCCAATCTGGCGCTAACGCACCAAATTCTGTCCAGTGAGGTTCTACGGGCTACAACCATAACTCAACTTGCCAATGCTGTGTCTGTACATGGTTTGGACGGGCTTGTCATTGATTTTGAAAATGTAGATGGTCAGGATCGTGCCTACCTTACATTGTTCGTCCAACAATTAAAGGCTAAGTTGAAAAGTCAAAATGCGGTACTGGCGCTTTGTGTATCTCCTGATTACGGAACGGACTGGACTGCCGCTTTTGATTATCGAAAGCTTGGCGCTGCGGCAGACTATCTAATCCTGATGGGATATGACGAGCATTGGGGAGGGAGCTCGATCCCCGGCTCCGTGTCCTCACTGCCATGGCTGCGTGAAAGCGTGCGGCGCTTTGTACAAACCACCGATCCGGAGAAAGCGATTTTGGCATTGCCCTTATTTACACGGAATTGGACACTTAACACTAGCGGACAGTCAATCGCTTCCTCTGATATTTCATTAGACCAGCAAAATCAGCTAATATCCCGTATCTCTTCCAAACCGATCTGGAACGAGGATATTCAGCAGTATACCGTATCATACAAAGATACTCAGCTTCATAAGCTATGGCTGGAAGAAGGGCGATCCTTTACTCGTAAGTACCGCTTGGGCCAGGATGAAGGATTTGCCGGCTTCGCCTACTGGTATTCAGGCGGCGCAAGCTCTGATCTGTGGTCCAGTGTGAAAAATGCGGACCGCTTCATACAGCGTGGCTTGTAA
- a CDS encoding RICIN domain-containing protein, with translation MKYDFARLLCIMLTILLSLSIFQMFSPKIASATSANVVNGIQFKDTDGNVVHAHGGGMIKVDGYYYWFGENRNPNGTFKAVSAYRSSDLKNWEFRKNVLTSSSAVELNVSNIERPKVIYNEKTRKYVLWMHKENGINYNEARVAVASSDTVDGDYTYQGSFRPLDYDSRDMTVYNDNGTAYLISATRVNADLNIYRLTPDFLQVESLVTTLWPGQYREAPAMFKKGDVYFLITSGATGWNPNQAKYATASSIEGTWSNTMNFGDGTTYGSQSAYVIPVEGTQTTSYLYLGDRWAGAWSGPVQDSQYVWLPLRFPTATSLAMDWFDSINVDTASGVVEGITTPMVIDPDAYYQLVSRKSNKPLGIIGNATIDGADLEQRANSGAPSQQWQLKDAGGGYYKIVNRNSGKLIGVESGATADGAVIEQWNDGGWSSQHWQLVSVTGGYYKLKNRATGKLIDISEGATGDGAKAIQWGDNGGTNQHFRVVKVE, from the coding sequence ATGAAATATGATTTTGCCCGCTTGCTGTGTATTATGCTCACTATTTTGCTTTCGTTAAGCATTTTTCAGATGTTCTCACCTAAGATTGCTTCAGCTACTTCAGCGAATGTAGTAAATGGAATTCAGTTTAAAGATACAGATGGAAACGTGGTCCATGCCCATGGGGGCGGAATGATCAAAGTGGACGGTTATTATTATTGGTTTGGTGAAAACCGTAATCCGAATGGAACGTTCAAGGCGGTATCCGCTTATCGTTCCTCGGATTTAAAAAACTGGGAGTTTCGTAAAAACGTGCTGACCAGCAGCTCGGCCGTAGAGCTGAATGTATCGAATATTGAACGTCCGAAAGTAATTTATAATGAAAAAACACGCAAATACGTATTATGGATGCACAAGGAAAACGGGATTAATTACAACGAAGCCCGAGTGGCAGTTGCCTCATCTGATACCGTAGACGGCGATTATACGTATCAGGGCAGCTTCCGTCCGCTGGATTATGATTCACGTGATATGACTGTATACAACGATAACGGTACTGCATACCTGATATCGGCTACCCGTGTAAACGCGGATCTGAACATTTATCGTCTAACACCGGATTTTCTTCAAGTTGAATCGCTGGTAACTACACTCTGGCCAGGACAATATCGTGAAGCGCCGGCGATGTTCAAAAAAGGAGACGTCTACTTCCTGATTACATCCGGGGCAACTGGCTGGAATCCCAATCAGGCCAAGTATGCTACTGCGTCCAGCATTGAAGGAACCTGGAGCAATACGATGAACTTCGGGGACGGGACGACTTACGGTTCACAGTCGGCCTACGTCATTCCTGTTGAAGGTACGCAGACGACCTCATATCTGTATTTGGGCGACCGTTGGGCTGGGGCGTGGAGCGGTCCTGTGCAGGATTCGCAATATGTGTGGTTGCCACTGCGTTTTCCAACTGCAACTTCATTGGCCATGGATTGGTTCGACAGCATTAACGTTGATACCGCCAGTGGTGTGGTTGAGGGCATAACTACGCCGATGGTCATCGACCCGGATGCTTATTATCAGCTGGTAAGTCGCAAGAGCAACAAGCCGCTAGGCATCATTGGCAATGCGACGATAGACGGAGCAGATCTAGAGCAGCGTGCGAATTCCGGAGCACCAAGCCAGCAATGGCAGCTTAAGGATGCAGGCGGCGGATACTATAAAATTGTGAATCGGAACAGCGGGAAGCTGATTGGTGTTGAAAGCGGTGCTACAGCGGACGGCGCAGTGATCGAACAGTGGAATGATGGAGGCTGGTCCAGCCAGCATTGGCAGCTCGTATCCGTAACCGGGGGCTATTACAAGCTGAAAAATCGGGCAACTGGCAAGCTGATCGACATTTCCGAAGGCGCCACTGGCGATGGAGCCAAAGCCATTCAATGGGGCGATAATGGCGGGACGAATCAGCATTTCCGTGTAGTTAAAGTGGAATAG
- a CDS encoding 4'-phosphopantetheinyl transferase family protein: MEIYAIDTSKPEAENHYELLVNRVSLAKQHKLDRFLHREDALRGLYADVLLRWLACRQLKIPNASLQFTYNAFGKPSLLNAPAFHFNVSHSGKWVVCAIDDHPLGIDIEQLRPIDFEVGRVCFSDTEYDALMHQDAESRLSYFYDLWTLKESFVKAEGQGLTLPLKSFSFELETQPSIGFTTEGFTTVYCHFKQYELDPDYKMAVCAAHDDFAQVVQQVDINTLRLEVATLA; encoded by the coding sequence ATGGAAATATACGCGATTGATACGAGCAAGCCAGAGGCTGAGAATCATTACGAATTACTGGTAAATCGGGTTTCGCTGGCAAAACAGCACAAGTTGGATCGTTTTTTACATCGGGAAGACGCTTTGAGGGGGTTATACGCTGATGTGTTGTTAAGATGGTTGGCTTGTCGACAATTAAAAATACCGAATGCCAGCCTTCAGTTTACATACAATGCTTTTGGCAAGCCCTCCTTGTTGAATGCGCCGGCATTTCATTTTAATGTTTCCCATTCGGGAAAATGGGTAGTATGCGCTATCGATGATCATCCGCTTGGTATTGACATTGAACAGCTCCGTCCTATTGATTTTGAAGTAGGCAGGGTGTGCTTCTCGGACACAGAGTATGATGCATTAATGCATCAGGATGCAGAGAGTCGTTTATCCTATTTTTACGATCTTTGGACGCTTAAGGAAAGTTTTGTGAAGGCCGAAGGACAGGGGCTAACGCTTCCGTTAAAGTCTTTTTCATTCGAGTTGGAAACACAACCGTCTATAGGTTTCACGACAGAGGGCTTTACTACGGTGTATTGTCATTTTAAGCAGTATGAGCTAGACCCAGATTATAAAATGGCTGTCTGTGCAGCTCATGATGACTTTGCACAGGTGGTACAGCAGGTAGATATAAATACACTACGTTTGGAAGTAGCAACCCTGGCGTAA